A genomic region of Trifolium pratense cultivar HEN17-A07 linkage group LG3, ARS_RC_1.1, whole genome shotgun sequence contains the following coding sequences:
- the LOC123918978 gene encoding pentatricopeptide repeat-containing protein At4g14170-like — MIFHSNFLNKLKLFNFTKNTIFSSFSFSSLSSNIHTHPNILHLCNTSQTLSQTNQLHAFAIINGFLPQSISISASLILQYATFSHPKTSLFLFQQSLPFSRTPFLWNTLIRAYYSIAGFFDDFTIYNTMIRSGVMPDDHTYPFVLKGCSDFLQIHKGREVHGVVFKFGFDRDVFVGNTLLMLYGNCRFFVDAIKVFDEMLERDVVSWNTVIGLCSVQGFYEESFRFFKEMVVAVPFIRPNLVTVVSVLPVCADSENVVMARIVHGYVLKVGLLGHLKVGNALVDVYGKCGSGKDSKKVFDEMEERSEVSWNAIITSFSFRGLYMNALDAFRSMIDAGMKPNSVTVSSMLPVLGELGLFKLGMEVHGFSLRTGIESDIFIANSLIDMYGNSGLWCVASTIFNKMGDRNIVSWNAMVANFAQNRHHFAAVELVRQMQAHGETPNNVTFTNVLPACARLGFLNVGKEIHARIIRVGYAFDLFVSNALTDMYSKCGCLSLARNVFNISIKDKVSYNILIIGYSQTTNSSESLNLFTEMRLSGMMPDIVSFIGIISACANLASIKQGKEIHGYLIRNLFHTHLFVANSLLDLYTKCGRIDLATKIFDRIQHKDVASWNTMILGYGMLGELETAINLFEAMKEDGVEYDSVSFIAILSACSHGGLIEKGNKYFKKMKDHNIEPTHMHYACMVDLLGRAGQIEEAANLIRGLSIKPDANIWGALLGACRIYGNVELGHWAAEHLFELKPDHCGYYILLSNMYSEAGRWDEAKRVRELMKSRGKKNPGCSWVQIGDQVHVFLIGEKIDSLDNEFWLSETD; from the coding sequence ATGATATTCCATTCCAATTTTCTCAACAAACTCAAATTATTCAATTTCACCAAAAAcactattttttcttcattttcattctctTCACTCTCTTCAAACATTCACACTCACCCAAACATTCTTCATCTCTGCAACACTTCCCAAACCCTTTCACAAACAAACCAACTTCACGCTTTTGCCATCATCAATGGTTTCCTCCCTCAAAGTATCTCCATTTCCGCTTCTCTCATTCTTCAATACGCCACTTTTTCCCACCCAAAAACTTCCCTTTTTCTCTTCCAACAATCTCTTCCATTTTCCCGTACACCTTTCTTATGGAACACCCTTATCCGTGCTTATTATTCCATTGCTGGTTTCTTTGATGATTTTACTATCTATAACACCATGATTCGTTCTGGTGTTATGCCTGATGATCATACCTACCCTTTTGTTTTAAAGGGTTGTTCTGATTTTTTACAGATTCATAAGGGTAGAGAGGTTCATGGGGTTGTGTTTAAGTTTGGTTTTGATAGGGATGTTTTTGTTGGAAATACCCTTTTGATGTTGTATGGTAATTGTCGCTTTTTTGTTGATGCGATTaaggtgtttgatgaaatgcttgAGAGGGATGTGGTGTCTTGGAATACTGTTATTGGTTTGTGTTCTGTTCAGGGTTTTTATGAGGAGTCGTTTCGTTTTTTTAAAGAGATGGTTGTGGCTGTGCCGTTTATTAGGCCGAATTTGGTTACTGTTGTTAGTGTGTTGCCCGTGTGTGCAGATAGTGAGAATGTGGTAATGGCGAGAATTGTGCATGGCTATGTTTTGAAAGTTGGTTTGTTGGGTCATTTAAAAGTTGGAAATGCATTGGTTGATGTTTATGGGAAATGTGGAAGTGGGAAGGATTCGAAGAAAGTTTTTGATGAAATGGAAGAGAGATCTGAGGTTTCATGGAATGCTATTATTACTAGTTTTTCTTTTAGAGGGCTATATATGAATGCTTTGGATGCGTTTAGATCGATGATTGATGCAGGAATGAAACCAAACTCTGTCACTGTATCTAGTATGCTACCGGTATTAGGAGAATTAGGACTTTTTAAGTTGGGAATGGAAGTCCATGGCTTTAGTTTAAGGACGGGAATTGAGTCTGATATTTTCATTGCCAACTCATTGATAGATATGTATGGGAATTCTGGTTTGTGGTGTGTAGCCTCCactatttttaacaaaatggGTGATAGAAATATTGTGTCATGGAATGCTATGGTCGCAAATTTTGCTCAGAACAGACACCATTTTGCAGCTGTAGAATTAGTGAGGCAAATGCAAGCTCATGGAGAAACCCCCAACAATGTGACCTTCACAAATGTTCTTCCAGCATGTGCAAGATTAGGTTTTTTGAATGTTGGAAAAGAAATTCATGCGAGAATAATTCGGGTTGGATACGCCTTTGATTTGTTTGTCTCCAACGCTCTCACAGACATGTATTCGAAATGCGGATGCTTAAGCCTTGCTCGAAATGTTTTCAATATTTCTATCAAGGATAAAGTTTCCTACAATATTCTTATTATAGGCTATTCTCAAACAACTAACAGCTCAGAGTCTCTAAATTTGTTTACAGAAATGAGACTCTCCGGCATGATGCCCGATATTGTTTCATTCATTGGTATCATATCAGCTTGTGCAAATCTTGCTTCCATAAAGCAAGGTAAGGAGATTCATGGGTATCTGATAAGAAATCTTTTCCACACTCATCTTTTTGTAGCAAATTCCCTTTTGGATTTGTATACCAAGTGCGGTCGAATCGATCTTGCAACTAAAATCTTTGACCGTATTCAACACAAGGATGTCGCCTCATGGAATACTATGATTTTGGGGTATGGTATGCTTGGCGAATTGGAAACTGCAATCAACCTGTTTGAAGCAATGAAGGAAGATGGTGTGGAATATGATTCAGTTTCATTTATTGCAATTTTATCTGCATGTAGTCATGGTGGACTAATTGAAAAAGGGAATAAATACTTTAAGAAAATGAAGGATCATAATATTGAACCAACACATATGCACTATGCTTGTATGGTTGATCTTCTTGGAAGAGCAGGACAAATTGAAGAAGCTGCAAACCTTATTAGAGGCTTATCTATTAAACCTGATGCTAACATATGGGGTGCACTACTCGGAGCTTGCAGGATATATGGAAATGTGGAATTGGGGCATTGGGCGGCCGAACATTTGTTTGAGTTGAAGCCTGACCACTGTGGTTACTATATACTTCTTTCAAATATGTATTCAGAAGCTGGAAGATGGGATGAGGCAAAGAGGGTGAGGGAATTAATGAAGTCAAGGGGTAAGAAAAATCCTGGTTGTAGTTGGGTTCAAATTGGAGACCAGGTGCATGTTTTTCTAATTGGTGAGAAAATAGATAGCTTAGATAATGAATTTTGGTTATCAGAAACTGATTGA
- the LOC123914103 gene encoding probable strigolactone esterase DAD2 — protein MVTPKKSLSTDLNARRIGSGPETIVLCHGFGTDQSIWNKVVPLLAENYSVVLFDWPFSGAITNKSLYSHSKYTSYEPYADDLITLMDEMDLNCITFVGHSMSAMIGCIASIKKPELFKKIILLCASPRYINTDDYIGGFERSDIENLISTINSQYEIWVSAYGPIAVDSNDADSVEKFQKCLKNMGGEVAISLAKTVFLSDYRDMVENVEIPCTIIQSSNDVGVPLSIGHYLNEKIKGVSNLEFIDMIGHFPQLTAHIKLVEVLKGIVG, from the exons ATGGTGACACCAAAAAAGAGCCTCTCAACAGATTTAAATGCTAGAAGAATAGGTTCAGGACCAGAAACAATAGTTTTATGTCATGGTTTTGGAACAGACCAGTCTATATGGAACAAAGTTGTTCCTCTTTTAGCTGAAAATTACAGTGTAGTTTTATTTGATTGGCCATTTTCTGGAGCTATTACAAATAAAAGTCTTTATAGTCATTCCAAATATACTTCCTATGAACCTTATGCTGATGACTTAATCACTCTTATGGATGAGATGGACCTCAACTGTATCACTTTTGTAGGACATTCTATGTCTGCTATGATAGGTTGCATCGCTTCCATTAAAAAACCTGAGCTCTTTAAAAAGATCATTCTTCTTTGTGCTTCCCCAAG GTACATAAATACAGATGACTACATAGGAGGCTTTGAGAGATCAGATATTGAGAACTTAATCTCAACCATAAACTCTCAATATGAAATATGGGTTTCAGCATATGGTCCTATTGCAGTGGATTCAAATGATGCTGACTCTGTtgaaaaattccaaaaatgcTTGAAAAACATGGGTGGTGAAGTTGCAATTTCCTTGGCAAAAACTGTATTTTTGAGTGACTATAGAGATATGGTTGAAAATGTTGAGATACCTTGCACAATCATTCAGTCAAGTAATGATGTGGGAGTTCCACTAAGCATAGGGCACTACTTGAATGAGAAAATTAAAGGGGTGTCTAATTTAGAGTTTATAGATATGATTGGTCATTTTCCTCAATTAACAGCTCATATTAAGTTGGTTGAGGTGCTTAAGGGTATTGTGGGTTaa
- the LOC123914105 gene encoding transcription factor MYB35-like encodes MVRSASCEKTSVVKSGVWIAEDDAKTPTFVSEHGSSNWTSVPKKTGVKRCGKSCRLRLSSYIPDLKHDNFTSEEEDLIVKLHAAIGSRWSIIAQQLPGRTDNDVKNNWNTKLKKKLSQMGIDPVTHKPFSKLIADYGNIGATTTATDSQQRLIRNTNDRSMQLRTKMETSMFEEGCLSSTLSTSSACSSTSTQGTTFVAPFSWNDFLTEDANFAAPTNNLQEEQYLEKKKEVMSSSSDVSFVEAILDQENEMFLSFPELLEEPSNY; translated from the exons ATGGTTAGGTCTGCAAGTTGTGAAAAAACCAGTGTCGTCAAAAGCGGTGTATGGATCGCAGAAGACGATGCAAAGACACCTACGTTTGTATCGGAGCATGGTTCTAGTAATTGGACTTCTGTCCCCAAAAAAACAG GTGTTAAGAGGTGTGGAAAAAGTTGCAGGCTTAGGTTAAGTAGCTACATACCTGATCTTAAGCATGATAACTTTACATCAGAAGAAGAAGATTTAATCGTTAAGCTTCACGCGGCCATCGGTAGTAGGTGGTCTATAATAGCTCAACAACTACCTGGAAGAACAGACAATGATGTAAAGAACAATTGGAACACAAAGCTGAAAAAGAAGCTTTCTCAAATGGGGATAGATCCTGTTACTCACAAACCTTTCTCTAAACTCATTGCTGATTATGGAAATATAGGTGCTACTACTACTGCTACTGATTCACAACAAAGATTGATCAGAAACACAAACGACCGATCAATGCAATTGCGAACGAAAATGGAAACATCGATGTTTGAGGAAGGATGTTTGTCATCAACACTATCTACCTCATCTGCTTgttcttcaacttcaacacAAGGAACAACATTTGTTGCACCGTTTAGTTGGAATGATTTTCTTACAGAAGATGCTAATTTTGCAGCACCTACTAATAACCTGCAAGAAGAACAATAtttagagaaaaagaaagaggtTATGTCATCATCCTCAGATGTTTCATTTGTTGAAGCCATACTTGATCAAGAAAATGAGATGTTTCTAAGCTTTCCTGAACTTTTAGAGGAACCATCCAATTACTGA
- the LOC123914104 gene encoding pentatricopeptide repeat-containing protein At1g74750-like, whose amino-acid sequence MQNMLRSKPISNLSSSARSFFLGGTRCNAPEANSCTCNDDETCVSVKQQRKNEVLLAQKPASIVSKTTSRVEGTYVSVKQASGTGSHKVEGVNQSGSVQQVRSTLLPSSKSDTVTYSRAAGDIQNHVTQPSPHDGEQFYRSGIAAVNYISDIVNSKIPVSDGMGILNSSTNSMVEPPSVISSIRSSNVKQIRKESFIGVHPKPHVSTQPGPSNNTSNYHGSKWKGDKSKIGKGFKHAASSGMERSEVAPNIPFNNHDSRPLPQRTRTHSNRFVTKLDSNIQTSNSRMLGSFKESFNKQHPRDMKSSAGIASSKTQYTKTGRRGVEIVKDILQHLKWGPATEEALYNLNYSIDAYQGNQVLKQLNDHSVALSFFYWLKRQPGFRHDNHTYTTMVGILGRAREFGAMNKFLEQMVKDGCNPNTTTYNRVINSYGKANYLKEAMNVFNQMQEEGCVPDRATYCTLMDIHAKAGFLDVAMSMYERMQQVGLPLDTFTYSVMINCLGKSGNLAAADRLFCEMVDQGCVPTIVTYNILIALQAKARNYETALKLYRDMQQIAGFKPDKVTYSIVMEVLGHCGYLEEAEAVFVEMKQRNWVPDEPVYGLLVDLWGKKGNVEKAWEWYAEMLGAGLLPNVPTCNSLLSAFLRVHRLPDAYNLLQSMVSLGLRPSLQTYTLLLSCCTDAQSHYDMGFCCELMKVSGHPAHSFLLSMPAAGPDGQNVRDHASKFLDLMHSEDREGKRGLVDAVVDFLHKSGLKEEAGSVWEVAAQRNVYPDAVKEKGTCYWLINLHVMSDGTAVTALSRTLAWFRKQMLISGVSPTRIDIVTGWGRRSRVTGSSLVRQSVHELLQIFSFPFFTENGNTGCFVGCGEPLGQWLLHPSVERMHLI is encoded by the exons ATGCAG AATATGTTAAGATCAAAGCCAATTAGTAACCTTTCTAGCAGTGCTCGGAGCTTTTTCCTTGGTGGTACGCGATGTAATGCACCAGAAGCCAATTCGTGCACTTGCAATGATGACGAAACATGCGTGTCAGTAAAACAACAGAGGAAGAATGAAGTTTTACTTGCGCAGAAGCCAGCCTCTATAGTATCCAAAACTACATCTCGGGTAGAAGGAACCTATGTTTCAGTAAAACAGGCAAGTGGAACAGGTTCGCACAAGGTTGAGGGTGTTAATCAATCTGGCAGTGTACAACAAGTCAGGTCTACTTTACTTCCATCAAGTAAATCAGACACTGTAACATATTCTCGTGCGGCTGGTGATATTCAGAATCATGTTACACAACCATCGCCTCATGACGGTGAACAGTTTTATAGGTCAGGTATTGCGGCCGTCAATTACATTTCTGATATAGTTAATTCTAAGATTCCTGTATCAGATGGGATGGGTATACTAAACTCCTCTACAAATTCTATGGTTGAACCTCCCTCTGTCATATCCAGCATCAGATCTTCCAATGTGAAACAAATTAGAAAGGAGAGCTTTATTGGTGTTCATCCCAAACCACATGTTTCTACTCAACCGGGGCCATCAAACAATACAAGTAATTATCATGGTTCAAAGTGGAAAGGTGATAAGTCAAAGATAGGTAAAGGCTTTAAGCATGCTGCTTCTTCTGGGATGGAGAGGTCAGAGGTGGCTCCCAATATTCCTTTCAATAATCATGACAGCAGACCCTTACCGCAGAGGACAAGAACTCATTCAAATCGATTTGTCACTAAACTTGATTCCAACATACAAACTTCAAACTCACGAATGTTGGGGTCGTTCAAGGAAAGCTTCAATAAACAACACCCCAGGGATATGAAATCATCAGCAGGAATTGCTTCATCGAAAACACAATATACAAAGACAGGCCGCCGCGGTGTGGAAATCGTTAAAGATATACTGCAACATTTAAAGTGGGGTCCTGCTACAGAGGAGGCTCTTTATAATCTGAATTATTCGATAGATGCATATCAAGGCAACCAAGTCCTAAAGCAACTTAATGACCATTCAGTTGCTCTAAGCTTCTTTTACTGGTTAAAGCGACAACCGGGCTTCCGGCATGATAATCACACTTACACAACCATGGTTGGTATCTTGGGGCGTGCAAGAGAGTTTGGTGCAATGAACAAATTTCTAGAACAGATGGTCAAGGATGGATGCAATCCTAATACTACAACATATAATCGTGTAATTAACAGCTATGGCAAGGCAAACTACCTAAAGGAAGCGATGAATGTCTTCAATCAAATGCAGGAGGAGGGATGTGTGCCTGATCGTGCCACTTACTGCACTCTCATGGATATCCATGCAAAAGCTGGATTTCTTGATGTGGCCATGTCCATGTATGAAAGAATGCAACAAGTTGGCCTTCCTCTCGACACTTTTACTTACAGTGTGATGATCAACTGTTTGGGAAAATCTGGTAATTTAGCTGCTGCTGACAGACTATTTTGTGAAATGGTTGATCAGGGCTGTGTTCCCACTATCGTCACCTACAATATCTTGATTGCTTTGCAAGCTAAAGCAAGGAATTATGAGACAGCATTGAAATTATATCGTGACATGCAGCAGATTGCAGGATTTAAACCCGACAAAGTTACATATAGCATTGTAATGGAGGTGCTTGGTCACTGTGGGTATCTTGAGGAAGCAGAAGCAGTTTTTGTTGAGATGAAGCAGAGGAATTGGGTTCCAGATGAACCTGTTTACGGTCTTCTGGTAGACTTATGGGGAAAGAAAGGTAATGTTGAGAAGGCTTGGGAATGGTACGCAGAAATGCTCGGTGCAGGTTTGCTTCCAAATGTACCAACTTGCAATTCACTCCTCAGTGCATTTCTTAGGGTGCATCGATTGCCAGATGCGTATAATCTTCTCCAAAGCATGGTATCTCTTGGCCTAAGACCTTCTTTGCAGACATATACTTTGCTTCTCAGCTGTTGTACAGATGCACAATCACATTATGATATGGGATTTTGTTGTGAGCTGATGAAAGTCAGCGGCCATCCTGCTCATTCATTTTTACTGTCAATGCCAGCAGCAGGGCCTGATGGTCAAAATGTGAGGGATCATGCAAGCAAATTCTTGGACCTGATGCATTCAGAGGATAGAGAGGGTAAACGAGGGCTTGTAGATGCAGTGGTGGATTTTCTTCACAAATCTGGGCTCAAAGAGGAGGCCGGTTCAGTTTGGGAGGTGGCTGCACAAAGAAATGTATATCCTGATGCTGTGAAAGAGAAAGGCACCTGTTATTGGCTTATAAATCTTCATGTCATGTCTGATGGAACCGCCGTGACCGCATTGTCTAGGACACTTGCTTGGTTTCGCAAACAGATGCTGATATCTGGTGTTAGCCCTACCCGGATAGATATCGTGACTGGATGGGGCCGAAGGAGCAGGGTGACAGGTTCTTCACTTGTTAGACAGTCGGTGCATGAACTGTTGCAAATATTCAGTTTCCCCTTTTTCACTGAAAATGGAAATACAGGTTGTTTTGTGGGTTGTGGAGAGCCTCTTGGTCAGTGGTTGCTCCACCCTTCCGTCGAAAGAATGCATTTAATTTAG